The Phocoena sinus isolate mPhoSin1 chromosome 18, mPhoSin1.pri, whole genome shotgun sequence DNA window TATTAGAAGAAAGTACTTTGACATCCATTCATAGGGATAAATGCCCTTATCGATAACtcatgtaaaaaacaaaacagagatacACATTTACTGAAATCTCAGTCacttacaaaaataaatcttGTCATAATTTTAACCAATAAACAAGCTTAcaggggaaaaagaaaccagcAAGTAGGGCTGATTACCAAAAACATGTAGGTGGGGTtgtttgatgtgtgtgtgtgcctgtgcgcGGTAGGGTAAGTCCATCTAATTGGAATTTCAAGTTGCCACATATTATGGAATATATGTCTTCCCTAAACAATTGGTTAATGAAATTCATCTAATGTATTTTAACTTAGCCTGTTAAAAATAATAGGCTTTAAAGTGGTATAACAAGAAATCAAGAGAGGTCAGAAGAAGCATTTTGTTGTATTTGTACTTTAGCACTATCCACAATAAATCTACTCAAACGTTATGCTAACACTTTATTTATTAAAGTGGAATTCAATACGAAAATGAAATAAGCATAAACAGTTAAATTGATAGTAAATCTTTAATCAGCTAAGCaggccaaaatttttaaatgctgggcAAGGGCTGTCATGGAGACTTAGGAAAGCAGTGACAAAATAATTTCCCAGTAAATACAATGCAGATGGGAGAAAATGGCGACTGGGTCATCCTTCcacatggaaataataacaagagGCCAGTACATTGATCCCATGTATAGTTTTCTATAAATGAGGTTCAGTTTGGTCTCAGTTAACTCTTCTGAGCAGAAAACATTGAAATTTATTAAGTATACACAGAGTTAACAAATATATTTCCAAACAGCTTAGTATCAAACATTTTGAAACTCTTTATATCCAATATTGAACATTTTGCATGGTTTCTTCACTGTGGAGTCAACTATTCATGGACTTACTTTCTTAGTCGTTGTCTTCCCTAAGCTCAGAATTCAGCAGTATTAAATTCCAAAGGAAGTTAAGCAAAATcaaagaacagcaaaaaaaaaaaaaaaagtcagatggaCCGAAAACCTGATGTTTGAATGTGTTggtttgtctttagtttttaatCTAGAATAATTCAACAGACTGCATTCTGAGATCATGGCAAGGCACCTCTAACTCAGCCATTGGGCCACAGGGGCCTGAGAAGCTGAGTCAGAGGTATGGACTGGTGAATTACAGGTATGGACTGGTGAATTACAGGTATGGACTGGTGAATTACACAGTACCTGACTCAGCATGCTGAGCTAAAACAAATGTTTTTCCTAATATGTCCAGTTTAAAAACTTGTTAAACACCCAAAATATTAAAGTCTAATTTATAACTAACATTTGCATTGCTGCTGCAGAAAAGAACACAACAGCCGCCTTGCCCATGCTCTGCTGAGTGTGAGTGGAATGCAGCCCAGACCAGGGGTGGCATTAAGTTTGGTTCATTAAAAACAGGAAGGATTCTATCTGAAATGGATTTAGGTAGCGCAATTCTTGTAGGTTGTAattgttgattgtttttttccttttttccaaataatgagGATTCATAGATGAAAATGAACTTTAATCAGGCCTACAAGGCCTACAGAGTTCTTTGGACCCACTTTCTCAAAAACCAGTGGGTCTTGCTCGCTGGGCAAGGCAAATGTTACCATTACCAGTAAGCTTGTGAtatgtataaaacacacacacacacacaaagaaactaAGGGGGATGTCAAACCCAGATCATAGAGCACTTCCCATGACTGCGTTTGACCCCATCTCTCAGCCCGGCCACGCGGCCTCGGGAGCACAGTATCTGCTACTGGACAGAGCATATATGTGTGTTTCATCAGTAGTGTGAGCCAGAGACAACACTCTTTATAGATGCAATGTGTCATAATAGGTTTAGAAGGCTTTCTGTTTCCCTGATCGCTCTCCAAACTAAGCCAACCACTACAAGTTACGATTGAGAGGAACACAATCCCTGCAAAAGGTCACAGACAGTGGAGCCAGCAGCCCTGTAAAAACGGGAAGAAGAGAACTCCATAATAGCACAGGTTTACAGCATCTAACTAGAAATTACTCAAGAGTATCTGTGTGCTACAAAATCGAACTTAAACACATGGAATTCGCCGAAACGGGACTCAAAAAGGAATATGGGTAGCTGTCAGCAGGCAAGGTATCGAGTGGACTTGTGAAGTAGGTCATTCACGTGAAGTGTCACAGTCacagaaaagatattaaaaaggcATTCCATATCTGGTAGGGCATTCCATGGTCCGAGTTGAGCTGGTTATGCAGGTGTCTTCTTGTTGTGAGGGCACAACACGTTGAGATTTATCCACTTGCAACCAAGAAGTTCAAGCCAGCGGGAAGTAAGCGTCTGCTTACTGCCAGCTGCTCCTGGGCCCCGGAACAGGAGGGTGTGGCCAGGATAAATCACTCAACGGTGCTCAGGGCGAGTCAGTCACAACACCTGTGAGGATCTGGCTATGTCGTCTTACTTTTGTTGACTGGTTTGCCTCCATTCATGATTGCAGACGCGCTTGTGCTTTTACTCGGCGTCACCCCGGCTTTTGGGACTGTTTCTCCGACGTCATGCAAAGATGGTTCTCGGTACATGGCAACTAGTGacggggagggcaggaggaaaaggagaTGTTACCTGGTTAGCTTCACACACAGACCTCAGCCGTTGGCCCAGTCCCGTTTTCCCTGAAGTCAAGTAACCCCATCAAGAGGGAATTCCTGTTTTAAAGCAGTAAAATCCGgccccaaaacagaaaatattacttCCTTTGCATTTTCTGGTTTGTGTATCCAAAATACGCACCTGGGGGCACGTGCATTTTTGTCTAGGAGAGAAGGTTTAAATGGGGGatgtggccacacacacacacccacacacacacacacacccacagggACTATGTGAGAACGGCAAGCATATAACCTAATTCTCTTTGTTCAGCGAGAAAAAGACTTTCCTTCCACTGCACGCTGTCAACACGTGGAACTCATTCTCATCTTTTCCATTCTAGGTATTTACACCCCTAggtcattaaataatttttctctcaagTGCTTCAAAGGCAACATAACCACACTACTCCCAGCTTCAAAGCCATAAAAGCAATACAGACAATTCACTTTCCTTAAGCCAGGGTCTTCCAGAGATCATTGTTTAGATTTCCTCTCCCGAAATCATGCAAAGAGACCCTTAAATAATTGAAGGCAAGTGTGgggtgttttatattttttatgccTCATTTTCAGGTATAATCATGAAAATCTGTAATTGATGTCATATAAGGCAGAAGTACAGAATGGCAAGAGGGCAAGTGGGAATGACGTCTGAGGAAGCTCTGGGGAATTGATCTGGTGATATCATTAATCACAATAGTTCATGTGGCTTTTCTGCAAGTGATTCCAGGGAATCCTGGGAAAGGAGATTTCAGGGTGACTGATGCTTGGGGAAAACTGAGTTAAAATCATCTGCCATCAGAAAGAAGCGAATTAGAGCTGCCCAACCTGCTTTTTAGGGTTTTGAAAGCCTATCTTTTACGAAGAGAACTTAAGCTTTGTTAGGAGGAACCACTACATGCATTCTCCATGTTCAAGGTGGTAGGATTTTCACCTTTTGCAAATGCAGCGTGAGACCTTTCAGCAGCACACAGACTTGAAAGCACATGCGTATCAGACCTATAATAAAGGACTTAGCAAGTGAAAAGGATTAAGAGATTAATCCATATCCTTGACATACTTTCCAGTCCCTCACTCCCACTAGGCATTTAGTTAGGCGACAACAGCATCAGAGTGCTAATCTTGATCGTCTATGCAGTGAAGCTGTGTAAGAAATATGAAGGCTCCAGAGCACCAATAATTCATCAAGAATCTAATTTGCCCTAACAATTCCAATGATATAATTTACATCCTGTATGGGTTTTGAAAGTTTGAAATTCATTTTCCTTATCAATTACACTATGTGATAACCTGTCTTTATAATATCCCCTTGTCTTTAGAGTACTTCTGTCTGCTAGTTTTTTGAAAattctatttctctcttcttcatgtatacataaacacacaacaaacacatatacacacaacagtTCAGTGTATTAATAAAATGCAGAGTTATATTACTACCCCGTATCTTTAGGGTCTCAGATATTTCCTGCTGGATATACTAAATAGCTGGTTTCTAGATTTTGCCTGATTTTTGTAGAGTTGCTATGgacttagtttttaaatttttttcactcGCATTTGAATATCTGACGGTCTCAAAGTTCACTTGAAGTGGTAAAGCCAAATCATGGATACGTTATTTTGGAAGAACAGAGAAACCctctaatttcttatttttattctcattttccttatgatCTGTCCTAGAATGAGAATAATTCACTCATATTTCagactgaaataatttttcctttcctagatAGGCCCTGGTGGCTAACTGTTTGCGTTTCAATGACTCGTTGTAGAGGCAAATTTAGTTAAGAGTGATATAGTCAATATCACTGACATTATAAAGATGGTATTAACCAACAAGACTGGCTTTCCAAACCTAGGCAAACTGAAAGCTGAATTATATATCCACAGATAATTAacttgcaatatttcaaattatCTTATTCCTATAAAGACAATATGGATTATAAAACCAATATGCGTTTCTCTTGATGGCTAATGCTTTCCTGTaggaataagaaacaaaaagaaaaatcaaaccgTGTAAGCTGGCTTCAAACGTTTACTTAGTTATTGCAGGTCTGATTTTCTGCAAAAGGTAAACAAAAGCATTTGAATAGAAAAACACTTTTGAAAAGCCTCAATATCAGTTTCTTTTAGTAGTTCCCAAGCAAATGTTACATAGATAAAATTCCGGTAGAATCCTTAATGAGAAATGTGCAGATGTTTctgattaattaaaattttgtagCCTCCTCTCCAGAAATCCAATCAAAGTAAATCTGAAGGCTTCATTGTTTACAGCTGAGTGTAAAAGAAGGTCAAGCCACATTTGAATTTACTAAACAATTATGCAGCTTGGAAGGGAGATATCTAATATCAACAAGTTCTTTAAAGGCCAACTTATTAACTCTTTATATTTCCTGTAATTATActaattcacaaatatgtggttACTTTCAGCTAGATAACAGCAAAATGGGCAAATACTCAAACATTCCATAATACTCAAAACTTAGTTTTTCTAGTATACCTACTGTCATAGTCACAGCTTTATAATGTCATTgcagattttaaatttcttaaattaattaaaattatttagggGCTAGAGAGGTTGGGGTAGTGAGGATCTGAGACATGAGAAATGAGTACAGACACATTTAAATTAATGGAATATAtgcgtatgtatatatatatatatacatacataatatacacacatatatacagtaaagTGTACATATCTTAGATGCACAGCTTATGAAGACACCCGTGAATCGCCACTGAGatcaagataaagaacatttccagCGTTCCATGAGGGCTCCCTGTGGCCATGGTAGAGTCATCAGTGTGAAAGATAAATGTGTGATAAATCTGATAAGGATAAAACACGCATAACACTCACCTTCCAATGGCTTGGGTAGAAAATGAGCTGCTGCCTTggttttctttactctgtttCCTTTCATAACTTGGCCTTCCTTGTTCAATCCCAAAAACCAGGCTCTACCAGATTCCTGTTGTCTGTACAGCATGGATGAGTAGATTACATAATAGTTTTCAAAAACAGATTCTTTAAACTTGCATTCAGGGGTAAAAAGTTCCTgttgagaaaaaaggaagaaatgaaagttaGAGGAAGGAACGGGCGCTTCCTCatgcttcctcttccttcttccgtAAACTTGCCCATGATGGCCAACGCGTCAGCCCTTGGGCAGGGATGGCCAGATGTACCTCTTCCTGCGGGTATTAATTGTCCATATACATTTATCAACATACAATGAATAGAGAAGAAGTTGCTACTTtcgggaatatatatatacacacatatacgtgtgtgtgtgtgtgtgtgtgtgtgtgtgtgtgtgtgtgtataggcaAAAGTATGGATGTCCTTTAATTAGAAATTAGAATACAGGAGCAAACTCAAAAAAATTTCAGTTGAACAGAATACAATTCAACCAGAGTATAAACAGAAACAACAGGATAAAGTAGCATCCTGTATTCAcaacaaactaaacaaaataaaatatacgtGTACGGTATAGCCTACTTTCAATATTTCCATAGGAATAATTACATGATACCCTGTTGCCAGTTGTTCACTAGGTCACTGATATTACAGGGTGATACATTTTACCTACAAAGAGACAAGCTGACACCTCAAACTAAGCCCCTGACAATCAGCTGGCATACAAACTAGCCCCTGGAGCAGAGGCCAGGTGTCATGTTAGCTGGTCACAGTGACAGGAGCTGAAAATCACGACCTAATCCATGGTTCAGAGTCCCCCTGGAACTCTTGAAGAGAATCATCAACAGCTGCCCTGAGTAAAAtttttggagggcttccctggtggcacagtggttaagaatccacctgccaatgcaggggacgtgggtttgatccctggtccgggaagatcccacatgctgcggagcaacaaagcccgtgcgctacaactactgagcctgcgctctagagcctgtgagcccacgtgccacaactactgaagcccacgcgcctacagcccgtgctctgcaacaagagaagccactgcaatgagaag harbors:
- the FGF14 gene encoding fibroblast growth factor 14 isoform X3, producing the protein MVKPVPLFRRTDFKLLLCNHKDLFFLRVSKLLDCFSPKSMWFLWNIFSKGTHMLQCLCGKSLKKNKNPTALFNLIPVGLRVVAIQGVKTGLYIAMNGEGYLYPSELFTPECKFKESVFENYYVIYSSMLYRQQESGRAWFLGLNKEGQVMKGNRVKKTKAAAHFLPKPLEVAMYREPSLHDVGETVPKAGVTPSKSTSASAIMNGGKPVNKSKTT